The nucleotide window TGCACGAGAACAGGAGTCCTGGGACTCCTTTCCCACATCGGACAATGGATTCAGCACTCCTCTGAATGAGCCGGGTCAGTCTGCTCCAAACACAAAATAGTCTAGCTTGATGTGAGATCTTTTTTCGTCTGCAATTGGCCTAAGAAAGACCTTTATTGCTATTGTGTTGTTGTCTGCTGCTGCCATGATTTATGTGTTTCTGTTGCTCCTCTACAGACCCACAAGCATCAAGAGAGGGAAGAAAGAAAACAgtggaaagagagaaaaaaagagaagtttataatattaatatatcaaCTAAAAATCAAACTGAATTACTTATTCTTTTCGTAGAGTGAGTCCAACAGAATTTGCTTCCTCAGTCACCCCCACAAAGGGTAAGGTTATCAAGGAAACAGCTGTCTATATTGAATTAAACTTAGATCCTTTAACCTTAGGCTTCCTTCTTAAAGTGCTTATTCATGGTACCAGTAATTCACTGCTTGCAGGTGTATACTTGTTTTCATGTGCAAGCaccataaattaattaataaacaaAAGCAAGATATCAAAAGCACAGCATTGCCATCAAAATGAGCTCAAATCAATCAACATTGATGAACTTTCAAATAATTCACTCAACAACTATGAAAATGACAAATTATATCACATGCTAACATGCAATATTCAAATCAATATAATCATTTATTATAGATACAGGCAAAACACAACGATGGAAAAGATACAATCCTTCACAAGGGAGTGACACAGCATGTCTTAACTTACCAAATCTAGGGGATTTAACTTATGATTCTGCTAAATTACATAGGATTTTATATGTTTGTTTTTAAGTGTCTTGAGGATTTCAGCAGTTAAGATAGAATTCTGTCAAGTTAATTTATAAGTTAAGATATTCTGTAATATCATTGTTCTTTCGGAAAAAGATATGTAATCCTATAAAAAGGCATCTCATGTCTGCAAGCAAGGTTCAACAATTCATGTTGAATAATATCTCAAAATCGATTAATTTCTTATTAAGTTTCCATAAGTTGAAGTAAACAGCCCTATCTTATTGTTCCATCCTGGGTCAGGGAGGATCATGAATCTGATTCAATCCATGAATAGCAACAAAATTCAGATGTATCAATAAGAAAAGAATGCATAGGGAACAGATCCAAAGAGATTTACCTGACACCAGCATCACCGACTATCCCGATTGCCATGCCAGCAGATAAACCGGCAAGACCACAAGCAAGCCCAGAGGAGAGGTGAGCATACCCATCAAACAGATAATAGGACTTCGCCTTGGGGTTGATCCCGGTGCTTATGATCACAGCAATGATCAGCCCGTAGATCCCGAGCACTCCGGCCATGACCACAGGCACGATCGACTTCATCACCAGCTCCGGCCGCATCACGCCCATGGAGGCCACCCCGACGCCGCTCTTTGCCGTCCCGTACGCCGCTCCCATGCCTGTTAACGGCCGAAGAGAAACAGCATCAGAACACACGACCTGGATCTGCGCTACAACAGATGAAAAGATTCGAGAACGAGGGATCTGGGCATCACAGGAGAAGACGAGGGCGGCCGCGGCGCCGAGGAAGCCAAAGAAGGGGGCGGTTTCGTCGCCGCTGAAGGTAGACATCGTGCCCCGGAGATCGAAGAAGCCCCAAGAGATCCTACGAAACCCTAAGCTTCAGATCTCGATTCCTTCGTCGACTTCGTTTTATTGGTGtcaatggaggaggaaggaaGCCGACGACGAATGGTTTATAGTGATCGCCAAGGTTCCGGAAAAGCCCTTTGATCTCATCAAACTTACGGTGTCTAACCAGGATTTAATGATACATGTGGGTGTAATTGTCATTTTACATAGATAAACAATGAcacctcatttttttttttgtggtcgcCTTATTGCCTTCGAATTCATATCTAATGTCTACTGGTTGTAATAATAACGATAATATTAATCGTTATGCACCTTTATATCGTCATCGACCCTACTTAGCCCTATCTCGAAAGGTCGAAAGGGTAAGGTTATTCAAATGAACTAAAGAGTAAGGTCAGGTTGAGGGTTGGCTCTAAGGTGAAGTCGAGTTGTCGATCTACGTCGAGATCTTACACAACAGGTTAGTATCGGAAGGGTTCTCGACTCGATCCCTCCTATGTTTAAGTTAACaaatgaaaatatatgaaaagttGATCTTCTGTCTCAAAATAGAGAATTAGCATTTATACCTATAGGGATGGCTTAGGAGAACGATAGTTGATAATGGCCATCAGTACCTCATGCGATGTGGTCATTTGGGTAGCCAACCCATATATCTCCTGGGGCAATGTGGGTAGACTTATCTGGATTCCTATGGTGTGGCATCAACTTAGCATTGACTTGTACAGTCTCATGCAATGTAGAATTGACCAAAGGAACGTCGCTTATCAAGTTAGCTTACTTTCATGTTGATCGTCAGGTTTCATGTTGATTGCTAATCGGCAACCCAGGTTGGTGTTggaatattttttatcaataataataataacaagtcaTAATTTTGTCATCAAAATATTCCAATAAAATTTGTACCGTTATGTTTGATGTGTTTGTTGTAGTGAGATAAAAGTAATATATCCATGCCAATCTATTTATTTTTAGCTGCCTTATTACAAATTAGTTGCGAagtaaatatttgattttttaacaTTATCTATCAACTATATGCATCAATttgttaaatgataaaaaaatatattttacggCATTATTGGGTTTTTCCACAattcaaacattaaaattatttttttaaataattattcatTAATAAAAACTAAGATTGAATCGATCTACAAAAGGACGTGTTATGGTCACAACACAAAATATGAGCTATCTATGACATCAATttgaacaaaaaagaagaaaaatcataCAAAGCTCCATTAAAATCAATTTTCCAACCATTTATGAGCTATATATATGGCCAAACTATTTCAATACGTATTATACAATCGTTTTCTTGAACCACTTTAATATTCTTGAAGAGTATAATATCAATTTTTCATTGTAAGATCCAGAGGAATGGCTTAATGGAAAAATCACATCCCAATAAACTATCTACACACAGATAAGAAAACAATCATATGGTAGAATCCAAGAGAAGATAGGATGAAAATAACAAGAAAATGATgatctttgtttcttttctttttttttcacttaaGGTGAATTCAAAACAATTTTTGTTTTGCTTACAAATGACTTTGACTAGTTTCCAGATTATTTGAATCTGAAGACACTCTGCAGCAGAAGACACTCGAGAAGTTCGTCTCTCTGTCACTGTTGGCGTTCAAGAGTCTCCATCATCTCGGTGGCAGAGAAGAAGCTCGatttatcctcctcctcctcctcctcctcctcctcataccTTTCTGACCAGCTCACCACTCATTCATGTTACTCCTAATCCTGTGATATAGAAATCAGAGCATCGATCGAGTGCAGGAAACATAGTACTCGCACACAGTAGTTACTTATCGAGAGAACAAAGGGCGAAACGATTGCAAAGAAAGGGAAGCTGCAGCAGACTTGGATGGACTTGCTTGTCTTCAACCAAAGGAGCCGACGGTTTCTCCATCTCGACGCCTGTAAACCCTCGTCGTGGTGCTAAGCCTCAGAACGTCTCCATCCACCATGTCGACGGGCACGCTCGGGGAGATAATGGTGCTGGAAATCcatggaggagaataggaaacgATTGGGAATTGCGCAGCGCAGGACGACGAGAATGACGCGCCGGAAGAAAGGATCGGCTCTGGAGAGTTTCTGCCATGCGGGCTATAAATACCATTAATATTCTTTAGACGAATTCCTTAGAAAAAtccattttatttctttttcctgTAGAATTCTTTTTGGCGATTTTTCGAAAACGAAAACATTATATTTCTGGAAATTGTTTTTTTGCCATTTTACATGTAGCGATTCACTCTCTTTACAAAATGATTAAAAGAAATTTTCACTCTTGTTTACAATATGGCAATCGATCTGGTCGTATATATCTTTGAATAAAACTATAGTGTTCATTATCAGATGATTGATTGACTGGTCTGATATTTACTAACCAAAGACATGTAACGAATACAAATATTATAAAGGGTTTTTCAAGTTTTATGTCTATTAGAAACCATTTTAGAAAAACCGAAACATTTATGATTaccttataaattattttatgaaacttaaaattttaatttttaattttaaatatcaagACATCTCCAATTTCCATTCAAAGTTAATCCACAAATGCGAGGAGGCTTTGCCTGGAAAACTGCTCAAAtaccttctcaaacaataaatcAGAAATTTCTTCCAACGAGAAAAATGAGGGGAAATAGTGCGCGCGCGGACGTATCtgaaaaggaaggaaaaaaaaaagaaaaaaaagacgcTTTACTTTGCGGAAAATTCAAAAAGCTTTGCTATTCGGAAAAAGAAAAAGTTGGATTTTTTTCTCTGCAAAATTTCATTTCAATATTTTTAGTCCAAAAAAAGAGTCAATAAAAACCTATGTTAACCTCGGCGTAAACCGTAGTTTCAGAGAGAAACGGTAGGCGACGGAGATCTCTGCGGTCTCCGTCTCTATGCTGCCGTTACTAAAGCCTATCAACTACCTCGCCCCCATGCTCGTCTCcgccctcttcctcctcgtcctcttctcCGGCTACCTCGAGTTCCCCTCCCTCTCCTCCCCCATCCCCATCCCTACCCCCTCCGTCCGCGTCAGGGGTCCCAAGTCACCCTTCACCGATCTCGCCGCCGCGTTCGAGCTCTG belongs to Musa acuminata AAA Group cultivar baxijiao chromosome BXJ3-5, Cavendish_Baxijiao_AAA, whole genome shotgun sequence and includes:
- the LOC135639137 gene encoding V-type proton ATPase subunit c1, giving the protein MSTFSGDETAPFFGFLGAAAALVFSCMGAAYGTAKSGVGVASMGVMRPELVMKSIVPVVMAGVLGIYGLIIAVIISTGINPKAKSYYLFDGYAHLSSGLACGLAGLSAGMAIGIVGDAGVRANAQQPKLFVGMILILIFAEALALYGLIVGIILSSRAGQSRAE